One window from the genome of Deltaproteobacteria bacterium encodes:
- a CDS encoding UbiD family decarboxylase, producing MPQDMRTWIDQLEKAGLLARIIKPVDPRTQMGALLWQARDRGLLFENLPGYPGWRCLGQAPGDVALAPVAFGVERDQMIPEFVRRTEKLGKTRLVETGPVQQKVLLGDDVDITKMPIHQAGIRDGGPFIGSGLMITKNPETGQRNLSFHRLQMKGPKKTGILLYPRHAWANYQMYEAQDKPMPVAIMIGHHPMYYFAAATTTQYGVDELEIASALLQEDVELVKCRTVDLEVPAWAEIVLEGEIPPKIREPEGPFSEFQDYYLTGAGQNPIVNIKAITMRNDAIFKNVQNGTEVEGCVYHKVPMSAQILRRARSVGGLADVRNVLVMPGIFGVVVQMKPRYYGEAKNVLMSVLSSEYQHPKIAIAVDVDVDIFNYAEVLWSINTRVNPAEDIVTIPGAKIHAMDPSCPEFGQPGAPGWHRVGGKMIIDATKPPECDAKRRNEFERLRPVGWETVHLEDFLPAGSPPLRIKPKIPGD from the coding sequence ATGCCCCAAGACATGCGCACGTGGATCGATCAACTGGAAAAAGCCGGGCTGTTGGCGCGCATTATCAAACCGGTGGACCCGCGCACGCAGATGGGCGCGCTGCTGTGGCAAGCGCGCGATCGCGGGTTACTGTTTGAAAATCTGCCGGGCTATCCCGGTTGGCGCTGTTTGGGGCAGGCGCCGGGCGATGTCGCATTGGCGCCGGTGGCCTTCGGTGTCGAGCGCGATCAGATGATTCCGGAATTTGTCCGGCGCACGGAGAAGCTCGGCAAAACTCGGCTGGTCGAGACCGGGCCGGTGCAACAAAAAGTTTTGCTCGGCGACGATGTCGATATTACTAAAATGCCGATTCATCAAGCCGGTATTCGCGACGGCGGGCCGTTTATCGGTTCGGGTTTGATGATCACGAAAAATCCCGAGACCGGCCAGCGCAATTTGAGTTTTCATCGCCTGCAGATGAAGGGACCGAAGAAGACCGGTATTCTGCTCTATCCGCGCCACGCTTGGGCCAATTATCAAATGTACGAAGCGCAGGATAAGCCGATGCCAGTGGCGATCATGATCGGCCATCATCCGATGTATTACTTCGCCGCCGCGACGACGACCCAATATGGCGTCGATGAATTGGAGATCGCTTCGGCGCTCTTGCAAGAAGATGTCGAGTTGGTGAAATGCCGCACCGTCGACTTAGAAGTGCCGGCTTGGGCGGAGATCGTGCTTGAGGGGGAAATCCCGCCGAAAATCCGCGAGCCGGAAGGACCGTTCAGCGAATTTCAGGATTACTATCTCACCGGCGCAGGACAAAATCCCATCGTCAACATCAAAGCGATCACGATGAGAAATGACGCGATCTTCAAAAACGTCCAGAACGGCACCGAAGTCGAAGGCTGCGTCTATCACAAAGTGCCCATGTCGGCGCAAATTTTGCGCCGCGCGCGGAGCGTCGGCGGCTTGGCCGACGTGCGAAACGTTTTAGTCATGCCGGGAATCTTCGGCGTGGTGGTGCAGATGAAGCCGCGTTACTACGGCGAGGCGAAGAACGTCTTGATGTCGGTGCTGTCGAGCGAGTATCAACATCCCAAGATCGCCATCGCGGTGGACGTCGACGTCGATATATTCAACTACGCCGAGGTGCTCTGGTCGATCAACACGCGGGTCAATCCGGCGGAAGATATCGTGACGATTCCCGGCGCCAAGATTCATGCGATGGACCCGTCCTGTCCCGAGTTCGGTCAGCCCGGCGCGCCGGGCTGGCACCGGGTCGGCGGCAAGATGATCATCGACGCGACCAAGCCGCCGGAATGCGACGCCAAGCGGCGCAACGAGTTCGAGCGGCTCCGACCGGTGGGCTGGGAGACCGTTCACTTGGAAGATTTTTTGCCGGCGGGATCGCCGCCGCTGCGGATCAAGCCGAAGATTCCTGGGGATTGA
- a CDS encoding ABC transporter permease, producing the protein MMFRGLWAILKKEIIHIKCDPATRFIFAIPLVELLLFGYAIDTDVKHVPTVVFDLNRGAESRQLLKEFENTRYFKIIKEVDSDRELNDAIVSGQAKIGIKIAADYAAALVNGRQAQVQVLIDGSDSTTALQALNSSQQLGFLKSLAIENISPADFKVDIRPRLLFNPNLRSANFFVPGLIGIILQLVTVFLTAFAIVRERERGTLEQLLVTPVSKGGLIVGKLLPYTVIGFGQTVLVLLVMVFLFKVPVSGSIPLLLFLSFLFLIPALGIGILISTFAKNQGEALQLSLMTMLLSILLSGFLFPRDSMPLIIYLLSLLIPATYFLEILRGIILRGAGIAALWDEALVLAGFGIFFMVLSALRFKKHLG; encoded by the coding sequence ATGATGTTTCGCGGCCTGTGGGCGATTCTTAAAAAAGAAATCATTCACATCAAGTGCGATCCGGCGACGCGCTTTATTTTCGCCATCCCGCTGGTCGAGCTGTTGCTGTTCGGCTACGCCATCGACACCGACGTCAAGCATGTTCCTACGGTGGTTTTCGATCTCAATCGCGGCGCCGAGAGCCGTCAACTGCTCAAAGAATTCGAAAACACCCGTTATTTTAAAATCATCAAGGAAGTGGATTCCGATCGCGAACTGAATGACGCCATCGTCAGCGGCCAAGCTAAGATCGGCATCAAGATCGCCGCGGATTATGCCGCGGCGCTGGTCAATGGACGTCAAGCCCAGGTGCAGGTGCTCATCGACGGTTCCGACTCGACGACGGCGCTTCAGGCGCTCAACTCGAGCCAGCAGTTGGGCTTCTTGAAGTCGTTGGCGATCGAAAACATCTCGCCGGCGGATTTCAAAGTCGACATCCGGCCCAGGCTGCTGTTCAATCCCAATTTGCGCAGCGCTAATTTTTTCGTGCCCGGATTGATCGGTATCATCTTGCAATTGGTCACGGTGTTTCTCACCGCCTTCGCGATCGTGCGCGAGCGCGAGCGCGGCACGTTAGAACAACTGCTGGTCACGCCGGTGTCCAAGGGCGGCTTGATCGTCGGCAAGCTGCTTCCCTACACCGTGATCGGATTTGGCCAGACCGTGCTGGTGTTGTTGGTGATGGTCTTTCTATTCAAAGTGCCGGTGAGCGGCTCGATTCCGTTGCTGCTGTTTCTTTCGTTCTTGTTTTTGATTCCGGCGTTGGGCATCGGCATCCTGATTTCGACCTTTGCCAAGAATCAGGGCGAGGCGCTGCAGCTTTCGCTGATGACCATGCTGCTGTCGATTCTGCTTTCCGGTTTCTTGTTTCCGCGCGATTCCATGCCGCTGATTATTTATCTTTTGAGCTTGCTGATTCCGGCGACTTACTTTTTGGAAATTCTCCGCGGCATCATTTTGCGCGGCGCGGGAATCGCGGCGTTGTGGGATGAAGCTTTGGTGCTCGCCGGCTTCGGTATATTCTTCATGGTGCTCAGCGCGCTACGCTTCAAGAAGCATCTGGGCTGA
- a CDS encoding biotin/lipoyl-binding protein, with amino-acid sequence MKRFYLYTFVVVVVSAVAYGVWHFNGTASAIVISGVIEADDIHVGSKIGGRVLKVVAKEGQTVKGGESLVLLEPNEMNAALAQAQAELRQAQAKYALMTAGSRSEEIEQAEAAAKQAQAELDQLISGPR; translated from the coding sequence ATGAAAAGATTTTATCTCTACACATTCGTGGTGGTCGTCGTCAGCGCCGTCGCCTACGGCGTTTGGCATTTCAACGGCACAGCCTCGGCTATCGTCATCTCCGGCGTCATCGAGGCGGACGACATTCATGTCGGCTCGAAAATCGGCGGCCGGGTGTTGAAGGTGGTCGCCAAAGAAGGGCAAACCGTCAAAGGCGGCGAGAGCCTGGTACTGTTGGAGCCCAACGAGATGAACGCGGCGTTGGCTCAGGCGCAAGCTGAGTTGCGCCAAGCCCAGGCGAAGTACGCTCTGATGACCGCCGGATCGCGCTCGGAAGAGATCGAACAAGCCGAGGCGGCGGCGAAGCAAGCCCAAGCTGAATTGGATCAATTGATTTCCGGGCCGCGCTAG
- a CDS encoding cation transporter: MARHSETQRLKWALIISAVYFFAELIAGFMTNSLALLSDAGHMLSDVGALALSLFAFRMAKRPATHHSTFGFHRVEILAALFNGLTLWFIVGVIFAAAYNRISAPPHVESFGMIVVAVLGLAVNLAAAAILHSGHHHNLNMRGAFLHVVSDAIGSVGAIAAGVVMLTTGWYLADPLISVFIGALILFSSWSLVKDSVNVLMQTVPKGIELADVRRTIESVDGVAKVHDLHVWAVTSDIYTLSAHAVVENGGDFHQVLNGIEDAMKERFNIEHTTIQLETESREDKEYKAF, encoded by the coding sequence CGGTATATTTTTTCGCCGAGCTGATCGCCGGCTTCATGACCAACAGTCTGGCGTTGTTGTCCGACGCCGGCCATATGCTTTCCGATGTCGGCGCTTTGGCTTTGAGCTTGTTCGCCTTTCGCATGGCCAAGCGGCCGGCGACCCATCACAGCACCTTCGGTTTTCACCGCGTCGAAATTCTCGCCGCCTTGTTCAATGGCTTGACCCTGTGGTTCATCGTCGGCGTGATTTTCGCGGCGGCCTACAACCGAATTTCCGCGCCGCCGCATGTCGAAAGCTTCGGCATGATCGTCGTCGCGGTCTTGGGCTTGGCGGTCAATCTTGCCGCGGCGGCGATTCTGCACTCCGGCCACCACCATAATTTGAATATGCGCGGCGCATTCTTGCACGTGGTGAGCGATGCGATCGGCTCGGTGGGCGCCATCGCCGCCGGCGTGGTCATGCTGACCACCGGCTGGTATCTCGCCGATCCGTTGATCAGCGTGTTTATCGGCGCGCTGATTCTGTTTTCCTCCTGGAGCTTGGTCAAGGATTCGGTGAACGTGTTGATGCAGACCGTGCCCAAAGGCATCGAGCTGGCAGACGTGCGCCGCACCATCGAGTCGGTGGACGGCGTCGCCAAGGTGCACGATTTGCACGTTTGGGCGGTGACATCCGACATCTACACGCTGAGCGCCCACGCGGTGGTCGAAAATGGCGGCGACTTTCATCAGGTGTTGAACGGCATCGAGGACGCTATGAAAGAACGTTTCAATATCGAGCACACGACCATTCAACTGGAAACTGAAAGCCGGGAAGATAAGGAATACAAAGCTTTCTAA
- a CDS encoding DUF748 domain-containing protein produces the protein MAPDMKQMQGRALTLARHPRTRKLGLWAVAIFVGLGILLGLVAPPLLRGKIAAELGKKLHREVSIEQIKLNPYALTVAVRGFVMKARQGTATELSFDELFVNLDMRSLFRFAPVIEELKLTKPYVSIVRGDDRKYNFQDVIDEFMSGPSGPTPRFALNNIEILDGKIDFDDRLEQTKHTIAALKVGIPFISSLPSYAAIKVKPELSAIVNGAPFHLAGDTTTPFKDSLESTLGIDIDIDIDIDIDKLEIAKYLEYSPVALNFKMASGQLNGKITAAFKTAKNQPSVLALAGNLAVNALDMQQSGAALLKFANFGVIIDSFEVFANKAKVKSVKAQGLEVNVRRDRKGEINLANLVAKPANSTLVEPKKDDGKPFAYHIDEIAVDAATVWLTDDQPQRQYKTKLNNLTIKVAGLNNEADKKANVEIGFESALKEKFSHTGTLQLTPLIAEGKINIEALRPAALAPYYQDALAAEITDGLLDLGTDYHFADKPDQPDIALANLNATLRNFRLELAGQPEPLWRISSLALRDGAIDVGKKSLLIGALQAKDGAGYIQREADGTLNLTRIAKSETTPAPTTAAPAKKDDAPWQIDMKQIVLDGFKVGFDDRATPAPVRTNLSEIALRLENFSNGKNRPGKLTLRTRLNNKGALRLAGPMMTNPLNAKLVVEAEDLEILPFQPYLDSQVNFLLTGGRIGTKGNLSFDAADSGPAKVNYSGAVQIADFGMVEKTTALDILKWKSLALEQMQFALEPFQLRIGEINLAEFYSRLIVGADGKFNLQKLAVEKEASKEAGAAVASEKTPPATAPSDKAISIGKINLAGGKINFSDFFIKPNYSANLTGVQGAVSELKPEAPGDLEIHARLDNAAPVKIKGKLNPLSKELFLDLVADAKEIELSPMTPYSGRYVGYGIEKGKLSFNVKYKLDNRKLNAENKIILNQLTFGDKIDSPDATKLPVLLAVALLKDRNGVIDIDLPITGSLDDPQFSVGGIVWRIIINVITKAITAPFSLLAAAFGGGSGGDELSYIEFDNGRANLNPAAQAKIATLAKALNNRPALNLELSGRVDPSSDLDGLKRASIERKVKAQKLKDIVRRGESAKSVDEVQVAANEYGQYLKAAYGEESFAKPRNFIGLAQDIPVPEMEKLMLQNAKAGDEEMRQLASQRAQAVRDALLATNQVNAERLFIVAAKPLSADEASQAKGKPNRVDFSMK, from the coding sequence ATGGCGCCCGATATGAAACAGATGCAGGGCCGAGCGTTGACGCTGGCGCGCCATCCGCGCACACGCAAGCTCGGGCTCTGGGCCGTGGCAATCTTTGTCGGCCTGGGAATTCTTCTCGGCCTCGTCGCGCCGCCGCTTCTGCGCGGCAAGATCGCCGCCGAGCTCGGCAAAAAACTCCACCGCGAAGTTTCCATCGAACAGATTAAGCTCAATCCCTACGCCTTGACGGTCGCCGTGCGCGGCTTTGTCATGAAGGCGCGCCAAGGAACTGCCACCGAACTCTCCTTCGACGAGCTGTTCGTCAACTTGGACATGCGCTCGCTGTTTCGTTTCGCGCCGGTGATCGAAGAGCTGAAGCTGACCAAACCTTACGTCAGCATCGTGCGCGGCGACGACCGCAAATATAATTTTCAGGATGTGATCGACGAATTCATGTCCGGACCGTCCGGGCCGACGCCGCGTTTTGCCCTGAACAATATCGAGATCCTCGACGGCAAGATCGACTTCGACGACCGACTGGAACAAACCAAGCATACCATCGCCGCGCTCAAGGTCGGCATCCCGTTTATTTCCAGCTTGCCTTCCTACGCCGCGATCAAGGTCAAGCCGGAACTGTCGGCGATCGTCAACGGCGCGCCGTTCCATCTCGCCGGCGACACCACCACGCCGTTCAAAGACAGCCTGGAAAGCACCCTCGGCATCGACATCGACATCGACATCGACATCGACATCGACAAGTTGGAGATCGCCAAGTATCTGGAATATTCACCGGTGGCGCTCAACTTCAAAATGGCTTCCGGCCAACTCAACGGCAAGATCACCGCCGCATTCAAGACTGCGAAAAACCAGCCCTCGGTGTTGGCGCTGGCCGGCAATTTGGCGGTGAATGCGCTCGACATGCAGCAGAGCGGCGCAGCGTTGCTCAAGTTCGCCAACTTCGGAGTCATTATCGACTCCTTCGAAGTGTTCGCCAACAAAGCCAAGGTGAAATCGGTCAAAGCCCAGGGACTCGAAGTCAACGTCCGCCGTGATCGCAAAGGTGAAATCAACTTGGCCAACTTGGTGGCTAAACCTGCCAATTCCACGCTAGTCGAGCCTAAAAAAGACGACGGCAAACCTTTCGCCTACCATATCGACGAGATCGCCGTCGATGCCGCGACGGTTTGGTTGACGGACGATCAGCCGCAACGGCAGTACAAAACCAAGCTCAACAATCTCACCATCAAAGTCGCCGGCCTGAACAACGAAGCCGACAAGAAAGCCAACGTCGAGATTGGATTTGAATCGGCATTGAAAGAGAAGTTCTCGCACACCGGCACGCTGCAACTCACGCCGCTCATCGCCGAAGGGAAAATAAACATCGAAGCGCTCCGCCCCGCCGCTCTAGCGCCCTACTATCAAGATGCACTGGCCGCGGAAATCACAGACGGCCTGCTCGATCTAGGGACCGACTATCATTTCGCGGACAAGCCGGATCAGCCCGACATCGCGCTGGCGAATTTAAACGCAACGTTGCGCAACTTTCGCCTGGAACTGGCCGGACAACCGGAACCGCTCTGGCGCATCAGTTCTCTCGCGCTGCGCGACGGCGCCATCGACGTCGGCAAAAAGTCTCTGCTCATCGGCGCGCTCCAGGCCAAAGACGGCGCGGGCTATATCCAGCGGGAAGCCGACGGCACGCTCAATCTCACGCGCATCGCCAAGAGCGAAACGACACCAGCTCCGACGACGGCCGCGCCGGCAAAAAAAGACGATGCGCCGTGGCAGATCGACATGAAGCAGATCGTCCTCGACGGTTTCAAAGTCGGCTTCGACGACCGCGCCACGCCGGCGCCGGTGCGCACCAACTTGAGCGAAATCGCCTTGCGGCTTGAAAACTTTTCCAACGGCAAAAATCGTCCAGGCAAACTGACGCTGCGCACCCGGCTTAACAACAAAGGCGCGCTCCGCCTGGCTGGGCCCATGATGACCAATCCGCTGAACGCCAAGCTTGTCGTTGAAGCGGAAGATTTAGAAATCTTGCCGTTCCAGCCCTACCTCGACAGCCAAGTCAATTTTCTTTTGACCGGCGGCCGCATCGGCACCAAGGGCAATCTCAGCTTCGACGCCGCCGACAGCGGTCCGGCCAAGGTCAATTATTCTGGCGCCGTGCAGATCGCCGACTTCGGCATGGTCGAAAAAACTACGGCCCTGGATATTCTCAAATGGAAATCGCTAGCCCTCGAACAAATGCAATTCGCATTGGAACCGTTTCAGTTGCGCATCGGCGAAATTAATTTAGCGGAATTCTATTCGCGCTTGATCGTCGGCGCCGACGGCAAGTTCAACTTGCAAAAGCTCGCGGTCGAAAAAGAAGCTAGCAAAGAGGCCGGCGCCGCTGTGGCCAGCGAGAAAACCCCGCCGGCTACAGCGCCAAGTGACAAAGCGATCAGCATCGGCAAGATCAATCTCGCCGGCGGCAAGATCAACTTCAGCGATTTTTTCATCAAACCCAATTACTCGGCCAACTTGACCGGCGTCCAGGGTGCGGTTTCTGAATTGAAACCGGAAGCGCCCGGCGATCTGGAAATCCACGCGAGACTCGACAACGCCGCGCCGGTGAAAATCAAAGGCAAGCTCAATCCGCTTTCCAAAGAACTGTTTCTCGATTTGGTCGCCGACGCCAAGGAGATCGAACTCAGTCCGATGACGCCTTACTCCGGCCGCTACGTCGGCTACGGCATCGAAAAAGGCAAGCTGTCGTTCAACGTCAAATACAAACTCGACAACCGCAAGCTCAACGCCGAGAACAAAATCATTCTTAACCAGCTCACCTTCGGCGACAAGATCGACAGCCCCGACGCGACCAAACTGCCGGTGCTCCTCGCCGTAGCGTTGCTCAAAGACCGCAACGGCGTCATCGACATCGACCTGCCGATTACCGGCTCGCTTGACGACCCGCAATTCAGCGTCGGCGGCATCGTCTGGCGGATTATTATCAACGTCATCACCAAAGCGATCACCGCGCCCTTCTCTCTGCTTGCCGCGGCCTTCGGCGGCGGCAGCGGCGGCGACGAACTGAGCTACATCGAGTTCGACAACGGCCGGGCGAATTTGAATCCGGCGGCGCAAGCCAAAATCGCCACGCTGGCGAAGGCCCTCAACAATCGCCCGGCATTGAATCTCGAACTTAGCGGCCGGGTCGACCCGTCCAGCGATCTCGACGGTCTCAAGCGCGCCAGTATCGAGCGCAAGGTCAAAGCCCAGAAGTTGAAAGATATAGTCCGCCGCGGCGAGAGCGCGAAATCCGTGGATGAAGTCCAAGTCGCCGCCAACGAGTACGGCCAATATTTGAAAGCCGCCTACGGCGAAGAGAGTTTCGCCAAACCGCGCAACTTCATCGGCCTCGCCCAAGATATACCCGTGCCGGAGATGGAAAAACTGATGCTGCAAAACGCCAAGGCCGGCGACGAAGAAATGCGTCAACTCGCCAGCCAGCGCGCCCAAGCGGTGCGCGACGCGCTGTTGGCGACCAATCAGGTAAACGCCGAGCGTTTATTCATCGTCGCCGCCAAGCCGCTCAGCGCCGACGAAGCGTCCCAAGCCAAGGGCAAACCCAACCGCGTCGACTTCTCGATGAAGTAG
- a CDS encoding MFS transporter, whose translation MNYGSPMHSIAAIFGLEKLAPEKARALAIVYAASISLMMGVNFIQPALPALSEPFQVSDAQLSWIMTVFTAPAIVLSPIFGFIADLYGRRLLLGVGLILFGLFGTAMAFAPSFAWLLTFRTLQGVAFSAVIPLTIVLIGDLLEGDKEISGQGLKVFLDRIGYFVFPPLGGLLAAIAWFWPFIFYLLTIPVGLAALFWMPETKGKHKEPAANYLGDILRLARHPRLVIAFAAGFLRFFLDYGFLTYFPLFLVRTHGISTATAGLLYPFFAVGAMATSSQAGRIAAGRDKANILFYAFVVSGGAVLAVPFIGNVWLVGGALFFYGLANGVISPMQKSLLTQNAPAELRGGIVSLDRLIQQVSKTTSTSIVGLMLVTAELPTIFWLLGILSFISVALMACLLPRGASVTILKSEM comes from the coding sequence TTGAACTACGGTTCGCCCATGCACTCCATCGCGGCCATCTTCGGATTGGAAAAACTCGCACCGGAAAAAGCCCGCGCCCTCGCCATCGTTTACGCCGCGAGCATCTCTTTGATGATGGGCGTCAATTTCATTCAGCCGGCGCTGCCGGCACTGAGCGAACCGTTTCAGGTCAGCGACGCGCAATTGTCTTGGATCATGACCGTGTTCACCGCGCCGGCCATCGTGCTCTCGCCGATCTTCGGTTTCATCGCCGATCTGTACGGCCGGCGCCTGCTGCTCGGCGTGGGGTTAATTTTATTCGGCCTGTTTGGCACGGCCATGGCGTTCGCGCCCAGCTTCGCTTGGCTACTGACATTTAGAACTCTGCAAGGCGTGGCGTTTAGCGCGGTGATCCCGCTGACCATCGTGCTGATTGGCGATCTATTGGAGGGCGACAAGGAAATCAGCGGCCAGGGACTCAAAGTGTTTCTCGACCGCATCGGCTATTTCGTCTTTCCGCCGCTCGGCGGTTTGCTCGCCGCCATCGCCTGGTTCTGGCCCTTTATCTTTTACTTGCTAACGATTCCGGTAGGACTGGCGGCGCTGTTTTGGATGCCGGAAACCAAAGGCAAGCACAAAGAGCCGGCGGCCAATTATCTCGGCGACATCCTGCGCCTCGCCCGCCACCCGCGCTTGGTCATCGCCTTTGCCGCGGGCTTTCTGCGCTTTTTTCTCGACTATGGCTTTCTCACTTACTTTCCACTTTTTCTCGTCCGCACCCACGGGATTTCGACGGCGACGGCGGGACTGCTCTACCCATTTTTTGCCGTCGGCGCCATGGCGACTTCAAGCCAAGCGGGAAGAATCGCCGCGGGGCGCGACAAAGCGAATATTTTATTTTATGCCTTTGTCGTCAGCGGCGGCGCGGTGCTGGCCGTGCCGTTTATTGGCAATGTCTGGCTGGTCGGCGGCGCGCTGTTTTTCTACGGCCTGGCCAACGGCGTGATCTCGCCCATGCAAAAAAGTTTGCTGACCCAAAATGCGCCGGCGGAGCTGCGCGGCGGCATCGTGTCTCTCGACCGTCTGATTCAGCAGGTCTCGAAAACTACTTCAACATCCATCGTCGGCCTGATGCTAGTAACCGCCGAGTTGCCAACAATCTTTTGGCTGCTAGGAATTCTCTCCTTCATCAGCGTAGCCCTAATGGCCTGCCTACTACCGCGCGGCGCCAGCGTAACAATTCTGAAATCTGAAATGTGA
- a CDS encoding HlyD family efflux transporter periplasmic adaptor subunit, with protein MEGLAKRELIAKQEYDDALAKADEAAQKTKAARERYDLLLAGTRKEEVERARQRLAEADAKRRQIRSGFRKEEIAQTKSAMEAARARVDVMQTQLEETVIKAPVDALVETLDLEPGDLVGAGKPVATLLCTGSLWVRAYLPEARLGFVQPGLKVAVRVDSFPGKNFAGVVRRVHRQGEFTPRNVQTQEERALQVFQTEVVLDDPDHVLRPGMSADVTIQIR; from the coding sequence ATGGAAGGACTGGCGAAGCGCGAACTCATCGCTAAACAGGAATACGACGACGCCCTAGCGAAAGCGGACGAAGCGGCGCAGAAAACCAAAGCGGCGCGGGAACGTTACGATCTGCTGCTCGCCGGCACGCGCAAGGAAGAAGTGGAGCGGGCGCGCCAGCGCTTGGCCGAGGCGGATGCCAAGCGGCGCCAGATTCGCAGCGGCTTTCGCAAAGAGGAAATCGCCCAGACCAAGTCGGCCATGGAAGCGGCGCGGGCACGGGTCGATGTCATGCAAACACAATTGGAAGAGACCGTGATCAAAGCGCCGGTGGACGCGCTGGTCGAAACCCTCGATCTCGAACCGGGCGATCTGGTCGGCGCCGGCAAACCGGTGGCGACTTTGCTGTGCACCGGTAGTTTATGGGTGCGCGCCTATCTTCCCGAAGCGCGCTTGGGTTTTGTCCAACCGGGACTGAAAGTCGCCGTGCGTGTCGACTCGTTTCCTGGCAAGAACTTCGCCGGCGTGGTGCGCCGCGTGCATCGTCAAGGCGAGTTTACCCCACGCAACGTGCAAACCCAGGAAGAGCGTGCGCTACAAGTGTTTCAGACCGAAGTGGTGCTCGACGATCCCGATCATGTGCTCAGGCCGGGGATGAGCGCGGATGTGACGATTCAAATACGGTAA